A genome region from Prinia subflava isolate CZ2003 ecotype Zambia chromosome 12, Cam_Psub_1.2, whole genome shotgun sequence includes the following:
- the LOC134556854 gene encoding uncharacterized protein LOC134556854 isoform X6, giving the protein MAFVSSLDKDTHKFTFLKSTYVLCKTALKRGLTQGLALFCQTCEVVENITDLLEKEPRDRVSSQIRYLAMITIDELWWAPCPRALGHLHKASRAAPSTIVQLSLLCPCSLVENVLEGKTKSLLSACFSSVLLLPSEREMPYHSASLYTKTLKALDTMLRTVVLSFPASSVSKELQDIFEMLLDFTKSERKVVQDRAVGRIGVLTPLLSNYSTLKASVSFGRDDSGRVSPEDISVPVMGRLVGRLILFRYAKEQASYSAFHALFSLVEFFYKSRPRDESDQLTWEVVTTSSLCSLSIRDCTQAFGKYLHSSERTDVILEAISAMRDDSILDKEVPSSMLDVVIEDPDFWLTDPPKTVNCILENLPCITTESGCKKVESLFLLMTNEYSSAVVIGLCEMALQGDSAVQELWDTLSFTPMILDKVITEFATLLLHQWCDPPREGTSTFHRSPSLEHTDWEAFDDEPHIWRDQGHLNEVTAFLMLEVLVRLSERAEMAKKIEAFLPSMMKILEVGSEDEKLKVVVVLRNVLRQLKKSKISSIAVALVGKIVPLFDSECSQLRELALCLLRDLLRSVVSRDERKMRREVQSAVIPLLFRVNDQYAGVAKSFSNGSSSGTCCRKSGCGSLENAC; this is encoded by the exons ATGGCCTTTGTCAGCAGCCTTGACAAG gacacCCACAAGTTCACATTTCTGAAGAGCACCTACGTCCTGTGCAAAACCGCCTTGAAACGTGGCTTGACCCAGGGCCTGGCTTTATTCTGCCAAACGTGTGAAGTGGTAGAGAATATCACG GACCTCCTGGAAAAGGAGCCCCGGGACCGTGTGTCCTCACAGATCCGGTATCTCGCCATGATTACCATCGACGAGTTATGGTGGGCCCCCTGCCCCAGAGCTCTGGGGCACCTGCACAAGGCCTcaagggctgctcccagcaccatTGTCCAACTGTCCCTCCTCTGTCCTTGCAGCTTGGTGGAGAATGTGCTGGAGGGCAAAACCAAAAGCCTCCTCTCTGCGTGTTTCTCAAGTGTCCTCTTGCTTCCCTCAGAAAGGGAAATGCCATACCACAGCGCTTCCCTCTACACCAAG ACCCTGAAAGCCTTGGACACAATGCTGAGGACCGTGGTGCTCAGCTTCCCTGCCTCCAGTGtcagcaaggagctgcaggacatCTTTGAG ATGCTGCTGGACTTCACCAAATCCGAGAGAAAAGTCgtgcaggacagggctgtggggaggatTGGTGTCCTGACCCCTTTACTGTCCAACTATTCCACTCTGAAG GCCTCTGTCAGCTTTGGAAGAGATGATTCTGGACGTGTCTCCCCTGAAGACATCTCAGTCCCAGTCATGGGAAGGCTGGTGGGACGTCTCATTCTGTTCCGATATGCCAAGGAACAAGCAAGCTACTCAGCTTTCCATGCACTTTTTTCCCTCGTTGAATTCTTCT ACAAGTCAAGGCCAAGGGACGAATCAGACCAACTCACTTGGGAAGTTGTGACCACCTCCTCGCTGTGTTCCCTGAGCATCAGAGACTGTACCCAG GCCTTTGGAAAGTACCTCCACTCTAGTGAGAGGACAGATGTCATCCTCGAGGCCATCAGTGCCATGAGAGATGACAGCATCCTTGACAAGGAGGTGCCCAGCAGCATGCTGGATGTGGTCATAGAAGACCCAGACTTCTGGCTGACAGAT CCACCCAAGACAGTGAACTGCATTCTTGAAAATCTGCCGTGCATCACCACAGAGTCAGGCTGTAAGAAAGTGGAGTCGCTGTTTCTCCTGATGACCAACGAGTACTCCTCAGCAGTGGTCATCGGCCTGTGTGAGATGGCTCTTCAAGGAGACAG cgctgtgcaggagctgtgggacacTCTGTCCTTCACACCTATGATTTTGGACAAGGTCATAACGGAGTTTGCTACCTTGCTCCTGCACCAGTGGTGTGACCCTCCCAGAGAAGGCACCAGCACCTTTCACAGATCT CCATCCTTGGAGCACACTGACTGGGAGGCGTTTGATGATGAGCCCCACATCTGGAGGGATCAGGGGCATCTCAATGAGGTGACGGCCTTCCTGATGCTGGAAGTCCTCGTTAGGCTGTCAGAGAGAGCTGAGATG GCTAAAAAAATTGAAGCCTTCCTGCCAAGCATGATGAAGATACTGGAAGTTGGCAGTGAAGATGAAAAACTGAAGGTTGTTGTGGTCCTCCGAAACGTCCTGCGTCAGCTGAAAAAGTCAAAGATCAGCTCCATCGCTGTGGCACTGGTGGGGAAGATCGTGCCCCTCTTTGACTCG GAGTGCAGCCAGCTGCGAGAGCTCGCCCTCTGTCTCCTCAGAGACCTGCTGAGGTCCGTGGTGAGCAGGGATgagaggaagatgaggagggAGGTGCAGAGTGCAGTGATCCCGCTCCTCTTCCGTGTGAACGATCAGTACGCCGGAGTAGCCAAG AGCTTTTCAAATGGAAGCAGCTCAGGCACCTGCTGCAGAAAGAGCGGATGTGGGAGCTTGGAGAATGCTTG ctga
- the LOC134556854 gene encoding uncharacterized protein LOC134556854 isoform X5, with amino-acid sequence MAFVSSLDKDTHKFTFLKSTYVLCKTALKRGLTQGLALFCQTCEVVENITDLLEKEPRDRVSSQIRYLAMITIDELWWAPCPRALGHLHKASRAAPSTIVQLSLLCPCSLVENVLEGKTKSLLSACFSSVLLLPSEREMPYHSASLYTKTLKALDTMLRTVVLSFPASSVSKELQDIFEMLLDFTKSERKVVQDRAVGRIGVLTPLLSNYSTLKASVSFGRDDSGRVSPEDISVPVMGRLVGRLILFRYAKEQASYSAFHALFSLVEFFYKSRPRDESDQLTWEVVTTSSLCSLSIRDCTQAFGKYLHSSERTDVILEAISAMRDDSILDKEVPSSMLDVVIEDPDFWLTDPPKTVNCILENLPCITTESGCKKVESLFLLMTNEYSSAVVIGLCEMALQGDSAVQELWDTLSFTPMILDKVITEFATLLLHQWCDPPREGTSTFHRSPSLEHTDWEAFDDEPHIWRDQGHLNEVTAFLMLEVLVRLSERAEMAKKIEAFLPSMMKILEVGSEDEKLKVVVVLRNVLRQLKKSKISSIAVALVGKIVPLFDSECSQLRELALCLLRDLLRSVVSRDERKMRREVQSAVIPLLFRVNDQYAGVAKSFSNGSSSGTCCRKSGCGSLENACRREGSAMRGAGRRDSSSQLGGSVTSLETSLVLPAADEEGEQG; translated from the exons ATGGCCTTTGTCAGCAGCCTTGACAAG gacacCCACAAGTTCACATTTCTGAAGAGCACCTACGTCCTGTGCAAAACCGCCTTGAAACGTGGCTTGACCCAGGGCCTGGCTTTATTCTGCCAAACGTGTGAAGTGGTAGAGAATATCACG GACCTCCTGGAAAAGGAGCCCCGGGACCGTGTGTCCTCACAGATCCGGTATCTCGCCATGATTACCATCGACGAGTTATGGTGGGCCCCCTGCCCCAGAGCTCTGGGGCACCTGCACAAGGCCTcaagggctgctcccagcaccatTGTCCAACTGTCCCTCCTCTGTCCTTGCAGCTTGGTGGAGAATGTGCTGGAGGGCAAAACCAAAAGCCTCCTCTCTGCGTGTTTCTCAAGTGTCCTCTTGCTTCCCTCAGAAAGGGAAATGCCATACCACAGCGCTTCCCTCTACACCAAG ACCCTGAAAGCCTTGGACACAATGCTGAGGACCGTGGTGCTCAGCTTCCCTGCCTCCAGTGtcagcaaggagctgcaggacatCTTTGAG ATGCTGCTGGACTTCACCAAATCCGAGAGAAAAGTCgtgcaggacagggctgtggggaggatTGGTGTCCTGACCCCTTTACTGTCCAACTATTCCACTCTGAAG GCCTCTGTCAGCTTTGGAAGAGATGATTCTGGACGTGTCTCCCCTGAAGACATCTCAGTCCCAGTCATGGGAAGGCTGGTGGGACGTCTCATTCTGTTCCGATATGCCAAGGAACAAGCAAGCTACTCAGCTTTCCATGCACTTTTTTCCCTCGTTGAATTCTTCT ACAAGTCAAGGCCAAGGGACGAATCAGACCAACTCACTTGGGAAGTTGTGACCACCTCCTCGCTGTGTTCCCTGAGCATCAGAGACTGTACCCAG GCCTTTGGAAAGTACCTCCACTCTAGTGAGAGGACAGATGTCATCCTCGAGGCCATCAGTGCCATGAGAGATGACAGCATCCTTGACAAGGAGGTGCCCAGCAGCATGCTGGATGTGGTCATAGAAGACCCAGACTTCTGGCTGACAGAT CCACCCAAGACAGTGAACTGCATTCTTGAAAATCTGCCGTGCATCACCACAGAGTCAGGCTGTAAGAAAGTGGAGTCGCTGTTTCTCCTGATGACCAACGAGTACTCCTCAGCAGTGGTCATCGGCCTGTGTGAGATGGCTCTTCAAGGAGACAG cgctgtgcaggagctgtgggacacTCTGTCCTTCACACCTATGATTTTGGACAAGGTCATAACGGAGTTTGCTACCTTGCTCCTGCACCAGTGGTGTGACCCTCCCAGAGAAGGCACCAGCACCTTTCACAGATCT CCATCCTTGGAGCACACTGACTGGGAGGCGTTTGATGATGAGCCCCACATCTGGAGGGATCAGGGGCATCTCAATGAGGTGACGGCCTTCCTGATGCTGGAAGTCCTCGTTAGGCTGTCAGAGAGAGCTGAGATG GCTAAAAAAATTGAAGCCTTCCTGCCAAGCATGATGAAGATACTGGAAGTTGGCAGTGAAGATGAAAAACTGAAGGTTGTTGTGGTCCTCCGAAACGTCCTGCGTCAGCTGAAAAAGTCAAAGATCAGCTCCATCGCTGTGGCACTGGTGGGGAAGATCGTGCCCCTCTTTGACTCG GAGTGCAGCCAGCTGCGAGAGCTCGCCCTCTGTCTCCTCAGAGACCTGCTGAGGTCCGTGGTGAGCAGGGATgagaggaagatgaggagggAGGTGCAGAGTGCAGTGATCCCGCTCCTCTTCCGTGTGAACGATCAGTACGCCGGAGTAGCCAAG AGCTTTTCAAATGGAAGCAGCTCAGGCACCTGCTGCAGAAAGAGCGGATGTGGGAGCTTGGAGAATGCTTG caggagggagggctCAGCAATGaggggtgctggcaggagggacagctccagccaaCTGGGGGGCTCTGTGACAAGCCTGGAGACATCCCtggtgctccctgcagctgatgaagagggagagcagggctga
- the LOC134556854 gene encoding uncharacterized protein LOC134556854 isoform X4: MAFVSSLDKDTHKFTFLKSTYVLCKTALKRGLTQGLALFCQTCEVVENITDLLEKEPRDRVSSQIRYLAMITIDELWWAPCPRALGHLHKASRAAPSTIVQLSLLCPCSLVENVLEGKTKSLLSACFSSVLLLPSEREMPYHSASLYTKTLKALDTMLRTVVLSFPASSVSKELQDIFEMLLDFTKSERKVVQDRAVGRIGVLTPLLSNYSTLKASVSFGRDDSGRVSPEDISVPVMGRLVGRLILFRYAKEQASYSAFHALFSLVEFFYKSRPRDESDQLTWEVVTTSSLCSLSIRDCTQAFGKYLHSSERTDVILEAISAMRDDSILDKEVPSSMLDVVIEDPDFWLTDPPKTVNCILENLPCITTESGCKKVESLFLLMTNEYSSAVVIGLCEMALQGDSAVQELWDTLSFTPMILDKVITEFATLLLHQWCDPPREGTSTFHRSPSLEHTDWEAFDDEPHIWRDQGHLNEVTAFLMLEVLVRLSERAEMAKKIEAFLPSMMKILEVGSEDEKLKVVVVLRNVLRQLKKSKISSIAVALVGKIVPLFDSECSQLRELALCLLRDLLRSVVSRDERKMRREVQSAVIPLLFRVNDQYAGVAKASREALFALAELFKWKQLRHLLQKERMWELGECLQEGGLSNEGCWQEGQLQPTGGLCDKPGDIPGAPCS, from the exons ATGGCCTTTGTCAGCAGCCTTGACAAG gacacCCACAAGTTCACATTTCTGAAGAGCACCTACGTCCTGTGCAAAACCGCCTTGAAACGTGGCTTGACCCAGGGCCTGGCTTTATTCTGCCAAACGTGTGAAGTGGTAGAGAATATCACG GACCTCCTGGAAAAGGAGCCCCGGGACCGTGTGTCCTCACAGATCCGGTATCTCGCCATGATTACCATCGACGAGTTATGGTGGGCCCCCTGCCCCAGAGCTCTGGGGCACCTGCACAAGGCCTcaagggctgctcccagcaccatTGTCCAACTGTCCCTCCTCTGTCCTTGCAGCTTGGTGGAGAATGTGCTGGAGGGCAAAACCAAAAGCCTCCTCTCTGCGTGTTTCTCAAGTGTCCTCTTGCTTCCCTCAGAAAGGGAAATGCCATACCACAGCGCTTCCCTCTACACCAAG ACCCTGAAAGCCTTGGACACAATGCTGAGGACCGTGGTGCTCAGCTTCCCTGCCTCCAGTGtcagcaaggagctgcaggacatCTTTGAG ATGCTGCTGGACTTCACCAAATCCGAGAGAAAAGTCgtgcaggacagggctgtggggaggatTGGTGTCCTGACCCCTTTACTGTCCAACTATTCCACTCTGAAG GCCTCTGTCAGCTTTGGAAGAGATGATTCTGGACGTGTCTCCCCTGAAGACATCTCAGTCCCAGTCATGGGAAGGCTGGTGGGACGTCTCATTCTGTTCCGATATGCCAAGGAACAAGCAAGCTACTCAGCTTTCCATGCACTTTTTTCCCTCGTTGAATTCTTCT ACAAGTCAAGGCCAAGGGACGAATCAGACCAACTCACTTGGGAAGTTGTGACCACCTCCTCGCTGTGTTCCCTGAGCATCAGAGACTGTACCCAG GCCTTTGGAAAGTACCTCCACTCTAGTGAGAGGACAGATGTCATCCTCGAGGCCATCAGTGCCATGAGAGATGACAGCATCCTTGACAAGGAGGTGCCCAGCAGCATGCTGGATGTGGTCATAGAAGACCCAGACTTCTGGCTGACAGAT CCACCCAAGACAGTGAACTGCATTCTTGAAAATCTGCCGTGCATCACCACAGAGTCAGGCTGTAAGAAAGTGGAGTCGCTGTTTCTCCTGATGACCAACGAGTACTCCTCAGCAGTGGTCATCGGCCTGTGTGAGATGGCTCTTCAAGGAGACAG cgctgtgcaggagctgtgggacacTCTGTCCTTCACACCTATGATTTTGGACAAGGTCATAACGGAGTTTGCTACCTTGCTCCTGCACCAGTGGTGTGACCCTCCCAGAGAAGGCACCAGCACCTTTCACAGATCT CCATCCTTGGAGCACACTGACTGGGAGGCGTTTGATGATGAGCCCCACATCTGGAGGGATCAGGGGCATCTCAATGAGGTGACGGCCTTCCTGATGCTGGAAGTCCTCGTTAGGCTGTCAGAGAGAGCTGAGATG GCTAAAAAAATTGAAGCCTTCCTGCCAAGCATGATGAAGATACTGGAAGTTGGCAGTGAAGATGAAAAACTGAAGGTTGTTGTGGTCCTCCGAAACGTCCTGCGTCAGCTGAAAAAGTCAAAGATCAGCTCCATCGCTGTGGCACTGGTGGGGAAGATCGTGCCCCTCTTTGACTCG GAGTGCAGCCAGCTGCGAGAGCTCGCCCTCTGTCTCCTCAGAGACCTGCTGAGGTCCGTGGTGAGCAGGGATgagaggaagatgaggagggAGGTGCAGAGTGCAGTGATCCCGCTCCTCTTCCGTGTGAACGATCAGTACGCCGGAGTAGCCAAG GCTTCTAGGGAAGCCCTTTTTGCTCTTGCAGAGCTTTTCAAATGGAAGCAGCTCAGGCACCTGCTGCAGAAAGAGCGGATGTGGGAGCTTGGAGAATGCTTG caggagggagggctCAGCAATGaggggtgctggcaggagggacagctccagccaaCTGGGGGGCTCTGTGACAAGCCTGGAGACATCCCtggtgctccctgcagctga
- the LOC134556854 gene encoding uncharacterized protein LOC134556854 isoform X2 → MAFVSSLDKDTHKFTFLKSTYVLCKTALKRGLTQGLALFCQTCEVVENITDLLEKEPRDRVSSQIRYLAMITIDELCLVENVLEGKTKSLLSACFSSVLLLPSEREMPYHSASLYTKTLKALDTMLRTVVLSFPASSVSKELQDIFEMLLDFTKSERKVVQDRAVGRIGVLTPLLSNYSTLKASVSFGRDDSGRVSPEDISVPVMGRLVGRLILFRYAKEQASYSAFHALFSLVEFFYKSRPRDESDQLTWEVVTTSSLCSLSIRDCTQAFGKYLHSSERTDVILEAISAMRDDSILDKEVPSSMLDVVIEDPDFWLTDPPKTVNCILENLPCITTESGCKKVESLFLLMTNEYSSAVVIGLCEMALQGDSAVQELWDTLSFTPMILDKVITEFATLLLHQWCDPPREGTSTFHRSPSLEHTDWEAFDDEPHIWRDQGHLNEVTAFLMLEVLVRLSERAEMAKKIEAFLPSMMKILEVGSEDEKLKVVVVLRNVLRQLKKSKISSIAVALVGKIVPLFDSECSQLRELALCLLRDLLRSVVSRDERKMRREVQSAVIPLLFRVNDQYAGVAKASREALFALAELFKWKQLRHLLQKERMWELGECLLMKRESRAEEYMQQSLPYLRDPQPSVRLAAVRFIRSATRHMRNQDLETQAHVLRALQPLETDRDISISSLAAHTGLILRAPRAQRRSWIVPQLCCWRRPTTSRTGRKLQEELRALPKAIMPPTAAHKHLCQWLWSKLMAGCPGEGICFEFTSGSDITYKPCFHLQAEALLQKKTLLMPQVEGMEGTKPLGKLLPGV, encoded by the exons ATGGCCTTTGTCAGCAGCCTTGACAAG gacacCCACAAGTTCACATTTCTGAAGAGCACCTACGTCCTGTGCAAAACCGCCTTGAAACGTGGCTTGACCCAGGGCCTGGCTTTATTCTGCCAAACGTGTGAAGTGGTAGAGAATATCACG GACCTCCTGGAAAAGGAGCCCCGGGACCGTGTGTCCTCACAGATCCGGTATCTCGCCATGATTACCATCGACGAGTTATG CTTGGTGGAGAATGTGCTGGAGGGCAAAACCAAAAGCCTCCTCTCTGCGTGTTTCTCAAGTGTCCTCTTGCTTCCCTCAGAAAGGGAAATGCCATACCACAGCGCTTCCCTCTACACCAAG ACCCTGAAAGCCTTGGACACAATGCTGAGGACCGTGGTGCTCAGCTTCCCTGCCTCCAGTGtcagcaaggagctgcaggacatCTTTGAG ATGCTGCTGGACTTCACCAAATCCGAGAGAAAAGTCgtgcaggacagggctgtggggaggatTGGTGTCCTGACCCCTTTACTGTCCAACTATTCCACTCTGAAG GCCTCTGTCAGCTTTGGAAGAGATGATTCTGGACGTGTCTCCCCTGAAGACATCTCAGTCCCAGTCATGGGAAGGCTGGTGGGACGTCTCATTCTGTTCCGATATGCCAAGGAACAAGCAAGCTACTCAGCTTTCCATGCACTTTTTTCCCTCGTTGAATTCTTCT ACAAGTCAAGGCCAAGGGACGAATCAGACCAACTCACTTGGGAAGTTGTGACCACCTCCTCGCTGTGTTCCCTGAGCATCAGAGACTGTACCCAG GCCTTTGGAAAGTACCTCCACTCTAGTGAGAGGACAGATGTCATCCTCGAGGCCATCAGTGCCATGAGAGATGACAGCATCCTTGACAAGGAGGTGCCCAGCAGCATGCTGGATGTGGTCATAGAAGACCCAGACTTCTGGCTGACAGAT CCACCCAAGACAGTGAACTGCATTCTTGAAAATCTGCCGTGCATCACCACAGAGTCAGGCTGTAAGAAAGTGGAGTCGCTGTTTCTCCTGATGACCAACGAGTACTCCTCAGCAGTGGTCATCGGCCTGTGTGAGATGGCTCTTCAAGGAGACAG cgctgtgcaggagctgtgggacacTCTGTCCTTCACACCTATGATTTTGGACAAGGTCATAACGGAGTTTGCTACCTTGCTCCTGCACCAGTGGTGTGACCCTCCCAGAGAAGGCACCAGCACCTTTCACAGATCT CCATCCTTGGAGCACACTGACTGGGAGGCGTTTGATGATGAGCCCCACATCTGGAGGGATCAGGGGCATCTCAATGAGGTGACGGCCTTCCTGATGCTGGAAGTCCTCGTTAGGCTGTCAGAGAGAGCTGAGATG GCTAAAAAAATTGAAGCCTTCCTGCCAAGCATGATGAAGATACTGGAAGTTGGCAGTGAAGATGAAAAACTGAAGGTTGTTGTGGTCCTCCGAAACGTCCTGCGTCAGCTGAAAAAGTCAAAGATCAGCTCCATCGCTGTGGCACTGGTGGGGAAGATCGTGCCCCTCTTTGACTCG GAGTGCAGCCAGCTGCGAGAGCTCGCCCTCTGTCTCCTCAGAGACCTGCTGAGGTCCGTGGTGAGCAGGGATgagaggaagatgaggagggAGGTGCAGAGTGCAGTGATCCCGCTCCTCTTCCGTGTGAACGATCAGTACGCCGGAGTAGCCAAG GCTTCTAGGGAAGCCCTTTTTGCTCTTGCAGAGCTTTTCAAATGGAAGCAGCTCAGGCACCTGCTGCAGAAAGAGCGGATGTGGGAGCTTGGAGAATGCTTG ctgatgaagagggagagcagggctgaagAGTACAtgcagcagagcctgccctACCTGAGGGACCCTCAGCCCTCCGTGCGCCTGGCGGCCGTCAGGTTCATCA ggagCGCCACGAGGCACATGAGGAACCAGGATCTGGAGACTCAGGCTCATGTCCTCAGAG CCCTTCAGCCCCTGGAGACAGACAGGGATATCTCAAtcagctccctggcagcccACACGGGCTTGATCCTGAGGGCTCCAAGGGCCCAGCGAAGATCGTGGATCGTTCCACAGTTGTGCTGCTGGCGCCG GCCAACCACGAGCAGAACAGGAAGGAAGCTTCAAGAAGAGCTTAGGGCCCTTCCTAAGGCAATCATGCCTCCAACAGCAGCCCACAAACACCTCTGCCAGTGGCTTTGGAGCAAGCTGATGGCCGGCTGCCCCGGGGAAGGAATATGCTTTGAGTTTACAAGTGGTAGTGACATTACCTACAAACCTTGTTTCCATCTTCAAGCTGAGGCTCTCCTCCAGAAGAAAACACTTCTTATGCCACAGGTTGAAGGGATGGAAGGCACAAAGCCACTGGGCAAGTTGCTGCCTGGAGTTTAG
- the LOC134556854 gene encoding uncharacterized protein LOC134556854 isoform X1: MAFVSSLDKDTHKFTFLKSTYVLCKTALKRGLTQGLALFCQTCEVVENITDLLEKEPRDRVSSQIRYLAMITIDELWWAPCPRALGHLHKASRAAPSTIVQLSLLCPCSLVENVLEGKTKSLLSACFSSVLLLPSEREMPYHSASLYTKTLKALDTMLRTVVLSFPASSVSKELQDIFEMLLDFTKSERKVVQDRAVGRIGVLTPLLSNYSTLKASVSFGRDDSGRVSPEDISVPVMGRLVGRLILFRYAKEQASYSAFHALFSLVEFFYKSRPRDESDQLTWEVVTTSSLCSLSIRDCTQAFGKYLHSSERTDVILEAISAMRDDSILDKEVPSSMLDVVIEDPDFWLTDPPKTVNCILENLPCITTESGCKKVESLFLLMTNEYSSAVVIGLCEMALQGDSAVQELWDTLSFTPMILDKVITEFATLLLHQWCDPPREGTSTFHRSPSLEHTDWEAFDDEPHIWRDQGHLNEVTAFLMLEVLVRLSERAEMAKKIEAFLPSMMKILEVGSEDEKLKVVVVLRNVLRQLKKSKISSIAVALVGKIVPLFDSECSQLRELALCLLRDLLRSVVSRDERKMRREVQSAVIPLLFRVNDQYAGVAKASREALFALAELFKWKQLRHLLQKERMWELGECLLMKRESRAEEYMQQSLPYLRDPQPSVRLAAVRFIRSATRHMRNQDLETQAHVLRALQPLETDRDISISSLAAHTGLILRAPRAQRRSWIVPQLCCWRRPTTSRTGRKLQEELRALPKAIMPPTAAHKHLCQWLWSKLMAGCPGEGICFEFTSGSDITYKPCFHLQAEALLQKKTLLMPQVEGMEGTKPLGKLLPGV; encoded by the exons ATGGCCTTTGTCAGCAGCCTTGACAAG gacacCCACAAGTTCACATTTCTGAAGAGCACCTACGTCCTGTGCAAAACCGCCTTGAAACGTGGCTTGACCCAGGGCCTGGCTTTATTCTGCCAAACGTGTGAAGTGGTAGAGAATATCACG GACCTCCTGGAAAAGGAGCCCCGGGACCGTGTGTCCTCACAGATCCGGTATCTCGCCATGATTACCATCGACGAGTTATGGTGGGCCCCCTGCCCCAGAGCTCTGGGGCACCTGCACAAGGCCTcaagggctgctcccagcaccatTGTCCAACTGTCCCTCCTCTGTCCTTGCAGCTTGGTGGAGAATGTGCTGGAGGGCAAAACCAAAAGCCTCCTCTCTGCGTGTTTCTCAAGTGTCCTCTTGCTTCCCTCAGAAAGGGAAATGCCATACCACAGCGCTTCCCTCTACACCAAG ACCCTGAAAGCCTTGGACACAATGCTGAGGACCGTGGTGCTCAGCTTCCCTGCCTCCAGTGtcagcaaggagctgcaggacatCTTTGAG ATGCTGCTGGACTTCACCAAATCCGAGAGAAAAGTCgtgcaggacagggctgtggggaggatTGGTGTCCTGACCCCTTTACTGTCCAACTATTCCACTCTGAAG GCCTCTGTCAGCTTTGGAAGAGATGATTCTGGACGTGTCTCCCCTGAAGACATCTCAGTCCCAGTCATGGGAAGGCTGGTGGGACGTCTCATTCTGTTCCGATATGCCAAGGAACAAGCAAGCTACTCAGCTTTCCATGCACTTTTTTCCCTCGTTGAATTCTTCT ACAAGTCAAGGCCAAGGGACGAATCAGACCAACTCACTTGGGAAGTTGTGACCACCTCCTCGCTGTGTTCCCTGAGCATCAGAGACTGTACCCAG GCCTTTGGAAAGTACCTCCACTCTAGTGAGAGGACAGATGTCATCCTCGAGGCCATCAGTGCCATGAGAGATGACAGCATCCTTGACAAGGAGGTGCCCAGCAGCATGCTGGATGTGGTCATAGAAGACCCAGACTTCTGGCTGACAGAT CCACCCAAGACAGTGAACTGCATTCTTGAAAATCTGCCGTGCATCACCACAGAGTCAGGCTGTAAGAAAGTGGAGTCGCTGTTTCTCCTGATGACCAACGAGTACTCCTCAGCAGTGGTCATCGGCCTGTGTGAGATGGCTCTTCAAGGAGACAG cgctgtgcaggagctgtgggacacTCTGTCCTTCACACCTATGATTTTGGACAAGGTCATAACGGAGTTTGCTACCTTGCTCCTGCACCAGTGGTGTGACCCTCCCAGAGAAGGCACCAGCACCTTTCACAGATCT CCATCCTTGGAGCACACTGACTGGGAGGCGTTTGATGATGAGCCCCACATCTGGAGGGATCAGGGGCATCTCAATGAGGTGACGGCCTTCCTGATGCTGGAAGTCCTCGTTAGGCTGTCAGAGAGAGCTGAGATG GCTAAAAAAATTGAAGCCTTCCTGCCAAGCATGATGAAGATACTGGAAGTTGGCAGTGAAGATGAAAAACTGAAGGTTGTTGTGGTCCTCCGAAACGTCCTGCGTCAGCTGAAAAAGTCAAAGATCAGCTCCATCGCTGTGGCACTGGTGGGGAAGATCGTGCCCCTCTTTGACTCG GAGTGCAGCCAGCTGCGAGAGCTCGCCCTCTGTCTCCTCAGAGACCTGCTGAGGTCCGTGGTGAGCAGGGATgagaggaagatgaggagggAGGTGCAGAGTGCAGTGATCCCGCTCCTCTTCCGTGTGAACGATCAGTACGCCGGAGTAGCCAAG GCTTCTAGGGAAGCCCTTTTTGCTCTTGCAGAGCTTTTCAAATGGAAGCAGCTCAGGCACCTGCTGCAGAAAGAGCGGATGTGGGAGCTTGGAGAATGCTTG ctgatgaagagggagagcagggctgaagAGTACAtgcagcagagcctgccctACCTGAGGGACCCTCAGCCCTCCGTGCGCCTGGCGGCCGTCAGGTTCATCA ggagCGCCACGAGGCACATGAGGAACCAGGATCTGGAGACTCAGGCTCATGTCCTCAGAG CCCTTCAGCCCCTGGAGACAGACAGGGATATCTCAAtcagctccctggcagcccACACGGGCTTGATCCTGAGGGCTCCAAGGGCCCAGCGAAGATCGTGGATCGTTCCACAGTTGTGCTGCTGGCGCCG GCCAACCACGAGCAGAACAGGAAGGAAGCTTCAAGAAGAGCTTAGGGCCCTTCCTAAGGCAATCATGCCTCCAACAGCAGCCCACAAACACCTCTGCCAGTGGCTTTGGAGCAAGCTGATGGCCGGCTGCCCCGGGGAAGGAATATGCTTTGAGTTTACAAGTGGTAGTGACATTACCTACAAACCTTGTTTCCATCTTCAAGCTGAGGCTCTCCTCCAGAAGAAAACACTTCTTATGCCACAGGTTGAAGGGATGGAAGGCACAAAGCCACTGGGCAAGTTGCTGCCTGGAGTTTAG